In one window of Chiloscyllium plagiosum isolate BGI_BamShark_2017 chromosome 44, ASM401019v2, whole genome shotgun sequence DNA:
- the LOC122543753 gene encoding zinc finger protein 239-like: MEKPWKCEDCGKGFHSLSTLEFHRRGHSRERPFTCSECGKDFPNSSALRKHQRSATGERPFTCSECGKKFHEYFTLVRHQRAHTGENPSSCSECGKVFTQLSSLRAHQRVHTGERPFSCSVCGKGFIQLAHLRKHEQIHTGERPFKCSNCEKRFRDSSALRIHRRVHTGERPFSCSVCGKGFIQSSHLRKHEQTHK, translated from the coding sequence ATGGAGAAACCCTGGAAGTGTGaggactgtgggaagggattccaCTCCCTGTCAACCCTGGAATTTCATCGCCGTGGTCACagcagggagaggccattcacctgctcggAATGTGGGAAGGATTTCCCCAATTCCTCTGCCCTGCGGAAACACCAGCGCTCTGcaactggggagaggccattcacctgctcggaatgtgggaagaaattcCATGAATATTTCACCCTGGTGAGACACCAGCGAGCTCACACTGGAGAAAACCCGTCCAGCTGCTCGGAGTGTGGCAAGGTATTCACTCAGTTATCCAGCCTGCGTGCACACCAGCGAgtgcacactggggagaggccgttcagctGCTCTGTGTGTGGCAAGGGATTCATTCAGTTAGCGCACCTCCGCAAACATGAGCaaattcacaccggggagagaccCTTCAAATGCTCCAACTGTGAGAAACGGTTCCGAGATTCATCTGCCCTCCGTATACACCGACGAgtgcacactggggagaggccgttcagctgctctgtgtgtgggaaaggattcattcaGTCATCACATCTCCGCAAACATGAGCAAACTCACAAGTGA